The sequence GTGACCGCGACCATGCCGTGGCCCTGGAGGAAGAGGTTGAACAGGCCGCCGGCCATGAAGCCCGCCCCGCCCAGGGAGCGGATGTCCCACTGGATCGAGCTGTCGAAGGCGAGCATGTTCCGCGTGTTCAGGGTGAGGGCGTCGCCCTCGAGCTGGATCAGGAAGATCTCCTCGGCCTGGCGGGCGTAGAAGATCTCGCCGTGCCCGCGGGTGCGCATCATGTTCCCGCCCTCCCCGGTGGCCATCTTCTTCAGCAGCTTCATGCCGCCGCCGGAGCCCTGGTAGGAGAAGTCCATCTGGCCCTGGTACGCCACCATCGCGCCGGCGGCGGAGATGATCTCCGGCGCCTCCGGGGTCAGCGCGCAGCGCAGCATCTTGTGGGACTGCAGGGCCCACCGGTCGGTGGTCTGGCGCTCCTGGTTGGACGCATCGAAGAGGTTCGATCGCATGGCGGCTGTGCCTTCCGTGTCTCGGGGATGCCGGGCCCGGGCGCGGCATCGCGGCGCCCACCGCGCCGCGGGGCCGATCGTCTCACGCGCGGCACCGTGCGCGAGGGGGCGGTCCGGGCGCGCGGGAGGGGCATGGGGTGGGGACAGTGTGGGGGTGCGGTGAAGCGGGCGCCCGCCGCGCCGCGGGCCTCGTAGCATGGCGGTCATGGTCCCTTCCCGCACGCCCCGCCGCGCCGCCCGTGATCCGCGGCTGAGCGCGCTCGCCGAGGACTCCGGGTACGAGATCCTCGGCCGGATCGGCGCGGGCGGCATGGGGATCGTCTATCGCGCCCACGATGCCGACGGGAACGACGTGGCGATCAAGCTGCTGCGTCACGAGATCTCCGACGACGCCCGGGCCCGCGAGCGCCTGGCCCGCGAGGTCGCGGCGCAGAAGCTGGTGCGCAACGACAACATCGTGCGGATCCTCGACGCCGAGCTCGACTCCCCGGACGCGTTCGTGGTCACCGAGTTCATCCCGGGGCCGACGCTCGAGGACGCGGTGCGCGCCCACGGCGGCCTGCACCCCGAGGCCGTGCGCGAGATCGGGCTGGTGATGGGGGAGACGCTGCGGCAGATCCACGCCGCCGGGGTGATCCATCGCGACCTCAAGCCCAGCAACGTCATGCTGCGCGGCGCGACCGAGCAGGACCTCACCGGCTTCGATCTCGACGGGGACCGGCTGGACCCGGTGATCATCGACTTCGGCATCGCGATCGCGGCCGAGGAGTCCCGCCTCACCTCGACGGGCCTGGTGATGGGCACCGCGGCGTATCTCGATCCCGAGGTGATCCGCACCGACCATGCCGGCGAGGCGGGGGACTGGTGGGCGTGGGCGGCCCTGATCGCCTTCGCCGCGACCGGCCGCGAGCCCTACGGCAGCGGCCGCGCGGATCTGGTGTTCCTGCGCGCCGAGCGCGGGGAGATCGACATCGAGGGGGTGCCCAGCGAGCTCGGGGCATGGCTCCGCTCGGCGCTGCGGTCCGAGCCGGCGCAGCGGCCCGACCCCGCGCAGCTGCTGGAGCGCCTGGCCGCGCTGGACCTCAGCCTCTACGACGATCCCGGCGAGACCGAGCTGCTGGATGCCGCCTCCCGCACGGCCGTGCTGCCCGTCGCGAGCGGCGGCTCCGCCGACGCCGCGGCCGCAGGAGCTGCAGGCGCCGCCGGGAGCGCTGCGGCGGGCACGGCCGACGCGCCGGACGGGGCCGAGCGGTCCGACGGCCCGGGCGCGGACGAGGACGGCGAGGCCACCACGGCGCTGCCCGTCGAGGATCCCGCCGAGCGCACCGAGGTGCTGCCCACCCTCTCCACTCCCGCCGAGGAGCCGACGCACGCCCTGCCGCGCGTCACCACCCCGGAGGAGCCCGTGACCGAGGCGCTGCCCGTGACGGGGCCTCCCACTCGGGCGCTGCCCGTCGTGCCCCCGGCGGCGGGTGCGAGCGCGACGGCCCCGCACTGGGCGCCGCAGCCGGTGCCCCACCCGGTCGCGCAGCAGGCGCCCTACCCGGTCGCCCCGCAGGCGCCGCACCAGGTCGCGCCGCAGCAGGCGATCGCACCGCACCCGCAGTGGGACCCCGCCCACCCGCCCGGGATGGCGGGGCCGGTCGAGGGCTACGGCCCTTGGCCCGAGCCGCCCCCGCGACGGCCCGTGCTGGTGTGGCTGGGCCATCTGCTCCTCATCGCCCTCGCCGGGATCGCCCCCTACGTCTCCCTGGCCGCGCTGCTGCTGCTCGGCGGGCTGGCCCGCGTGTGGGAGCGCTCGCACCGCGCGGTGACCACCCAGCGGATGCGCGGCGCGACCGGCTCCGGCCCCTCCTGGCGGGCCGGCCTCGCGAGCCCCTTCCGCATGGCCGTCGGCCTGCTGGAGACCGCGCTGCAGGTGCTCTTCCCCCTCATCCTCGGAGTGCTCGTGGGCTTCGCCTTCGACGCCGGCTGGACGCTCCTGCAGGGCAGCGCCCCGCCGGACTCCGCCGCCTTCGTCCTCGCGATGGCGATCACGCTGCTGATCACCTGGGTGGGGCTGGGCAGCGGCACCACCCGCAACGGCGCCCACCGGATGCTGGACGCCGCCGCACCGGACCGGTTCTGGAGCGGTGTGATGCTCGTGCTGCTGCTCCTGCTGCTGGGCGCCGTCTCCCTCACCCTGCTGGCCCGCAGCGGCATGGTCGACTACTTCCCGTTCCCCGGCGGCCCCCGCCTCGACGACCTCGCCCTCTGGCGGCGGTGACCCGCGGCGGAGCGCGACCCACGGCCCCGGCAGGTGCGCCGTCGACCTCGTCACGAGGGCTCCCTCCGCCCCCGCGACACCCAGGCGGGCACCGTTAAACTCTCACCGACCCGTCACCCATCGCAGCCCCCCGTGGGCGAGGAGCACACATGGCCGCGTCCGGTCCGTCCCCGTCAGCGCAGCAGCGCCGCGAAGCCCAGCGCGAGGCCCTGCGCACGCAGCGCCAGGCCGAGCTCTCGCGCCAGCGCACCGTGCGCACCGTCGTGATCGCCGCGATCACCGTGGTCGCGCTCGTGATCGCCGCCGGGCTCGGCGTGCTGGTGTACCGCGCCATGCAGCCGGCCGGCCCCGTCGCCGTGCCCGAGGGCATGAGCGAGGACCAGCCGTACCTGAGCTTCGGCGCCCCCGAGGACTCCGGCAAGCCCGTGCTCGAGATGCACCTGGACTTCATGTGCCCCATCTGCGGGCAGTTCGAGGAGATCAACGGCGAGGACTTCCAGGAGATCATCGAGAGCGGGGAGGCCACCGTGCACCTCGTGCCGCGCCGCTTCCTGGACCCGCAGTCCACCACCGGCGACTTCTCCACGCGCTCCGCGAACGCCCTGGCGTGCGTGTACGACGAGAGCCCGGAGAACGCGCTCACCTTCCAGCAGCTGCTGTTCGCGAACCAGCCCGCCGAGGGCAGCGCCGGGCTCACGGACGAGGAGATCTGGGGCTACGCCCAGGAGGCGGGTGCCTCCGAGGAGGTGCAGGAGTGCATGAGCTCGGGCACCTATGAGCCCTGGGTCAAGAAGGTCGCGGACCCCCACGGCGAGGAGACCGGCGGCGGCACCCCGTACGTCGAGATCGACGGGACCTCGTTCACGGGCTGGCAGGAGCCGGGCGCGCTGCGCGAGGCCGTGCTGGCCGCCGGGGGCGAGGCCTCCGACGGCGGCGAGGGCTGAGCCGAGGGCCTACACTCTCCGGGACCGGTCGATCATGCGGCCGGTCCCGCCCGCTGGAGTGGCGCAACGGTAGCGCACCTGTCTTGTAAACAGGTGGTTGCGGGTTCGATTCCCGTCTCCAGCTCTCACAGAAGCAGCCCCTCACCTGCGAGGGCATCCCACCGGATGCTCGCGGGCGAGGGGCTGCTCCGCTGTCGCGGCCCGGCGGTGCGGCGCCGCACCGCCGGGCCCGGGTCAGAAGGTCTCGTACGTCGCCCGGTTCACCATGAAGCCCTTGCCGGTGAGGGTGTTCCAGCACGTCATGCCGTCGAAGCGGCTCGTGCAGGCCATGTCCCCGTAGGCGGCGCTCTCGTCGTACTCGAGGGTGGGGCCGGATTCGCTGAGGAAGGACGTGCCGCAGGCGCGCTCGGCGTCCCCGTCGGCGACCTCGAGGGAGAAGGGGCCGTTGTCGCAGTCCTCGAGCCCGGCCTCGCTGAAGTCCCGGTCGAGCACGGAGCAGGCGACCGAGTCCTCCTCCAGCTGGCAGGAGATGTTCCCGGTGGGGGAGCGCACCTCGGTCATCTCCTGCGCGTCGTCCGGGGCGGGGGAGACGGGATCCTCGGTCTCCTCCTCCGTCGGCTCCTCGCTGGGTTCCTCGGCGGGGGTGGATTCCGCCGCGGTGGTCGAGCTGTCGCGCTGGTAGCCCTCGTCGTCATCGCCCGCGAGCCAGGCGCGGCCCACGAGGGCCATGACGATGAGCAGGACCACGGCGAGCAGCAGGCAGCCGCCGCACGCGATCCAGGCGCGACGCGTCGATCCGGAGTCCTCGTCCTGCTCGGGTTCCGCAGCGGGCAGGGGCGCCGCGGTGGCGGCGGTGGCCGCGGCGGGCGCCGCTCCGTACGCCGCGGCCGCGTCGTAGGCGCCGGGAGCGGGAGGCGCGTCGTAGGTCCAGGGCTCCTGCGCCGCTGCCGCGGAGGCGGGGGCCGGAGCGGGGCCCGCGGGCGGGGGCGTCGCCCCGGGGGCCTGCGCCGGTGAGGCGGGGGAGGGCTGGGCGGCGGCGGGCGAGCTCTCCGCAGGGCTCGAGGGCGCCGGGCCCAGCGGCACCACGGGAGCGTTCTGCGCGATGCGCACGGTGGAGGTCCCGCCGGTGTCGCTGGCTTCGGGCTCCGGGGAGGCGGCCGAGCCGAGGTCGCCCCAGACCGAGACCTCCGCCGGGTCCTCCTCGTGGTCGCTCTCCTCCGCCGTCGGCGGTTCCGCGGCGTCCGACGGCTCCTCGGGCGCGGCCTCACTCGCCTCACCGGCCTCACCGGCCTCGCCTCTCGCGTCGTAGGCCTGCTTCGCCCAGGGGTTGGTGGCCAGGATCCACTGGCGCGCCACCTCCGGGCACGAGGGGTTCAGCACGATCAGCCGCTGCAGCTGCGGATGCTTCTCGGTGAGCTCGAGCAGACGCTCCGGGCTCGTGCTCGGATCGCCGGCCTCCTGTGCCGCTGAGCGGGGCTCTGCCACCGTGATCTCCCTTCGTCACGCGTCGTCGGCCGTCACCTGCCTCGGTGACCTGCCGCCCGCGCGCCGTGCCCGGGCGTCGTACCGACCCCCGAGAATGGCACAGCGGATCGCTTCCGTGCCGGGCGGCGGGCGTGCTTCGGATGCAGATCACGCCCGGCCCGCAGCACCCGCACCGCCCCGATCCGGCGCTGACCTGGGCTGATGCACTGTCCGTCCGTGGCGGGGAGAGGGCGTGTTCAGGCGGGGATCCGCCAGTCGATCGGTGCGGCCCCCTGCTGTTCGAGCAGGGTGTTGGCGCGCGAGAAGGGCTGGGAGCCGAAGAAGCCGCGGGAGGCCGACAGCGGGCTGGGGTGGGCGCTGGCGATGTGCGGGACGTCCCCCAGCAGCGGGATCAGCGACTGCGCGTGACGGCCCCACAGGATCGCGACCAGCGGACCGCCGCGGGCCACGAGCGCCCGCAGCGCGAGCTCGGTGATCTCCTCCCAGCCGCGCCGACGATGCGAGGCCGGAGCCCCGGGCATCACGGTGAGCACCCGGTTCAGCAGCAGCACGCCCTGGTCCTGCCAGGCGGTGAGGTCGCCGTGCGGGGCGCGGGGGATCCCCAGGTCGCTCTCGAGCTCGGCGTAGATGTTGCCGAGCGAGCGGGGGAGGGGCCGCACCTCGCGGTCCACCGCGAAGGACAGCCCGATCGGGTGGCCCGGCGTGGGGTACGGGTCCTGGCCCACGATGAGCACCCGCACCTCGGAGAGCGGGCGGGTGAAGGCGCGCAGCACCTGGTCGCCGGCGGGCAGGTAGCCGCGTCCGGCCGCCGCCTCGGCGCGCAGGAAGTCGCCGAGCTCGTGCAGGCGGTCCTCCGCGGGGGCGAGGGCCTCGGCCCAGTCGGCGGCGATGATCTCGGGGAGCGGGGTCGGCATGGCCCCAGTCTTCCATCGGTGAGGCGCCTCCCACCGGGCGGCCGGGGCGGCGTGCCGCGGGCGGCCGGGCGCGGCGCGCCCGTACCCTCGGGACATGCCCATCGATCCTGCTCGCCGCGACGCCGACGCCACCGCCCGGCCGGGCGCCGAGGTGCCGGACCCGACGCCCGCCCCGGCGCAGGACGGCCTGAGCGACCGCGACCGGCGGATCCTCGCCCTCGAGGGCCGCACGTTCCGGTACGTCGGCGCGAAGGAGCGCGCGATCCGCGAGGAGATCGGCCTGTCCAAGGTCGCCTATTACGTGCGGCTGAACGCCCTGCTCGACGAGCCGGCGGCCCTGCGCGCCGCACCGTCCGTGGTGCATCGGCTGCGCGGCCGGCGCACCTCCGAGGACGGCCCCTCCGGCGCCGACGGGACGCATCGGGTCGCCTGAGCCGCCCTCCCCAGGGCGTGTGCTCCCCGCCCCCGTCCCGCCGAGCAGGTTTAATGGGGCCGTGGCTGATTCCCAGTATCCGTACCCCCCGGACCGATTCGACGATGAGGCGGACGCCGTGTCCTTCCACGGCGCCCACCGCGCCGAGCTGCCGTTCTGGCGGGAGAACCTGCTGTACATCATCATCATCGGCGCCGCCGCGGTGCTGCTGATCGTGCTCCTGTTCTTCATCGGGAGCATGGGGGGCGGCGGTGATGACCGCGCCGAGGACCCCACCTCCGCCGCAGCCTCCGAGGAGGCCGCGGGTGAGGAATCCGCCGAGGAGGGCGAGGGCGAGGCCTCCGAGGAGCCTGCTCCCGAGGCGGACAAGTCCACCCCGGTGCTCGTGGTCAACGCGGGCGCGATCAACGGCCTGGCCGGCACCTGGAGCGACGAGCTCGAGGGCGAGGGCTGGGAGGACGTGAGCGTCACCACGGCGGACAACGCCCAGCAGGAGCCGGTGGTGTTCTACCGCGCCGAGGAGGATGCGGGGACCGCGCAGGCGCTCGCCGAGCTGGTCGGCGCCGGCGAGGCGCGACAGAGCGACGAGTACGACGCCGCGGTCACCTTCGTGGCCGTGAACGAGCCCGGTGAGGACACCGGCGGCGAGGACTCCGGCGACGAGGGCTGAGCCGCTGGGCCGGATGTGTGTCCGCCGACAGCGCAGAGTTAGCACTCTCCGCCGTCGAGTGCTTATGATGATCTGGCACTCGTGGATCGAGAGTGACAGCGCCCTGTGCGCCGAGCTCCCAGCCCGCGGGTGCGCGATCGGCCGGCGGTCCGCCGCCTGGCCGACCTCGAACATTCCGGCCCCGTGAGGGTGTCGTCGCCGTGGGACATGAACACGGCGGCGGTGCTCGTCCGTCGCGGGCACAGGGTCGGGTGGACACCACACCACACGGGAGAGATTCCACAATGGCCAAGCTCATCTCTTACGACGAGGAAGCCCGGCGCGGCCTCGAGCGCGGAATGAACCAGCTCGCCGACGCCGTCAAGGTCACCCTCGGCCCCAAGGGTCGCAACGTCGTGCTCGAGAAGTCCTGGGGCGCCCCCACCATCACCAACGACGGCGTGTCGATCGCCAAGGAGATCGAACTCGACGATCCCTACGAGAAGATCGGCGCCGAGCTGGTGAAGGAGGTCGCCAAGAAGACCGACGACATCGCGGGCGACGGCACCACCACCGCCACCGTCCTCGCCCAGGCCCTGGTCAAGGAGGGACTGCGGAACGTCGCGGCCGGCGCCAACCCGATCGCGCTCAAGCGCGGCATCGACAAGGCCGTGGCCGCGGTCTCGGAGACCCTGATCGCTCAGGCTCACGAGATCGAGACCAAGGAGCAGATCGCCTCCACCGCCGCCATCTCCGCGGCCGACCCGGCCATCGGCGAGCTCATCGCCGAGGCCCTCGACAAGGTCGGCAAGGAGGGCGTGATCACGGTCGAGGAGTCCAACACCATGGGCCTCGAGCTGGAGCTCACCGAGGGCATGCGGTTCGACAAGGGCTTCATCTCGCCCTACTTCGTCACCGACGCCGATCGTCAGGAGACGGTCCTCGAGGACCCGTACGTCCTGCTGGTCTCCTCGAAGATCTCCTCCGTCAAGGACCTCCTGCCGCTGCTGGAGAAGGTCATCCAGTCGGGCAAGCCGCTGGCGATCATCTCCGAGGACGTCGAGGGCGAGGCCCTCGCGGTGCTCGTGGTCAACAAGCTGCGCGGCTCCTTCAAGTCCGTCGCCGTCAAGGCTCCCGGCTTCGGCGACCGCCGCAAGGCGATGCTCGAGGACATGGCGATCCTCACCGGCGGCCAGGTCATCTCCGAGGAGGTCGGCCTCAAGCTGGAGACCGCTGGTCTCGAGCTGCTGGGCCAGGCCCGCAAGGTCGTCGTGACCAAGGACGAGACCACCATCGTCGAGGGCTCCGGCGACGCCGAGCGCATCGCCGGTCGCGTGTCCCAGATCCGCACCGAGATCGAGAACTCCGACTCGGACTACGATCGCGAGAAGCTCCAGGAGCGCCTGGCGAAGCTGGCCGGCGGCGTGGCCGTCATCAAGGCCGGTGCCGCCACCGAGGTCGAGCTCAAGGAGCGCAAGCACCGCATCGAGGATGCCGTGCGCAACGCCAAGGCTGCTGTGGACGAGGGCGTCGTCGCCGGTGGCGGCGTCGCGCTGCTGCAGGCCGGTGCCGACACCTTCAGCAAGCTGGAGCTCGAGGATGACGAGGCCACCGGCGCGAACATCGTGCGCGTCGCCGTGGAGGCCCCGCTCAAGCAGATCGCGGTCAACGCCGGCTTCGAGGGCGGCGTCGTCGCGGAGAAGGTCAAGGGCCTCCCCGTGGGCGAGGGCCTGAACGCCGCGACCGGCGGGTACGAGGACCTGGTCGCCGCCGGGATCATCGACCCGGTCAAGGTCACCCGCTCCGCGCTGCAGAACGCGGCCTCCATCGCGGGCCTGTTCCTCACCACCGAGGCCGTCGTGGCCGACAAGCCGGAGCCCGCTCCGGCCGGCGGCGGCGACGACATGGGCGGCATGGGCGGCATGGGTGGCATGGGCGGCATGATGTGATCTCCTGATCACTGCGCTCCCACCCGAGCGTCGCGGGCCCCGATCCTCTCCGGAGGGTCGGGGCCCGTTGCTGTCCGCTGCGTCTCAGGCGAAGGGGTTCCAGAAGCGGCCGCCGTTGACCACCAGCAGCACGATCGGCACCGCCACCAGCGCCGCCGAGACGGTGATCACCAGCGCGTCCCGTCCCCGCAGCGGGGTGCGCACCAGCCAGGTGCGACCCGTCCCGCGGCCGAAACCGCGCAGCTCCATCGCTGCGGAGACGCTCTCGATCCGGTCGAAGGTGCCCAGCAGCAGCGGCATCAGGATCGAGGTGAGGTGGCGGATCCGGGTGCCGAGGGCCACGTTCCGGGAGGTGTCCATCCCGCGGGCCTGCTGGGCCTGGGAGATGGTGCGGAACTCCCGCTGCACGTCGGGGATGTACCGCAGCGCGAGGGAGACCGCGTACGCGAAGCGGTAGGGCACCCCGAGGCGCGCCAGGGAGGAGGCGAACTCGGGCGGCCGGGTGGTGGCCACGAACAGCAGCACCGCCGGCAGCACCGCGAAGTACTTCGCGGTGACCGCCAGCTGGTAGACCAGCTGTTCTGCGGTGACGTCCCAGTGCCAGGGACCGTCCAGCAGCACGTGCTCGGTCCCGAACAGCTCGCTGCCGTAGCCGGGGGCGAACAGGAAGATCCCGATGTTGTTCAGGACCATGAAGATCACGATCAGCCACAGCACCACCGCGAGATCCCGCAGCCGCACCCGGGAGATGCCCCACAGCAGCAGCGAACCGGCCGAGACGGCCACGAGATAGCGCAGATCGAAGCCGATCATCGCCCCGACCACCACGGACAGGGCGAGCACCAGCTTGGACACCCCGGACAGCGAGTGCAGGGGGCCGGGACGGTCGATGTAGCCCAGCAGCGGCGCGGTCATGGGGCCACCTCCCGGGCCGCGCGGTCCGCGGCGACGAAGCGGCGCACCAGCGTGTGCCCCTCGGTGATGCCGCAGCGGCGCGCGAGCTCGTGCAGGCCGGTGGTGACCAGGTCGGCCCGCGCGGCGAGGCCCGGGTCGGTGAGCACCACGGCGGGATGCTCGTCGGCCAGCAGGCGCCCGCCCGAGAGCACCAGCACCCGCTCGGTGTACTCGAGCGCGAGATGCATGTCGTGGGTGATCAGCACGACGGTGGTGCCGGCGGTGTTGACCTGGCGCAGGAAGTCCATGAACTCGGTGTAGTGGGCGAAGTCCTGCCCGGCGGTGGGCTCGTCGAGGATCAGCACCTCCGGCTCGAGGGCGAGGACGGAGGCGATCGTGACCCGTTTCCTCTGGCCGTGGCTGAGGGCGGAGACCGGCCAGGAGCGGAAGGGGCGCAGCCCGCAGATCTCCAGCACGGCGGCGGTGCGCCCCTCGCTCTCCTCCCGCCCCAGGCCGCGCGCCCGCAGGCCCAGCGCGATCTCCTCGGTGACCTGCGGCTGGGAGATCATCTGGCCGGGTTCCTGGAGCACGAAGCCGACCCGCTCGCCGCGCTCGGTGAGGCTCCATCCGTGCGCGTCGACGCCCCCGATGCGCAGCCGGCCGCCGGTGGCGCGCTCGAAGCCGCAGATCACCCGGGCGAGCGTGGACTTGCCGGCACCGTTGGAGCCGAGCACGCCGAGCATCTCGCCGCGCGCGATGCGGGCGCTGACCTCCGCGAGGGCGAGGGTGGAGCGCTCGGGGCCGACGGGGATCTCGCAGCGCAGCTGCTCGAGCTCGAGAGCCGGGGCCCTCTCACCGACCCCGTCCGCCCCGCCCGCTCCGTCGGCCGCGGCGGCCGCGGCGTCCCCACCGTCGCGGACCCAGCGGCGCACCGCCGCGATCTGGTCCTCGTCCAGGTCCATGTCCGCGCTGCGCGCGGGACGCTGCTCGGCGCGCACCGGCGCTCCCGCGTATCGCAGCGCCGCGACATGCAGGGGCGGGCGGATGCCGTGCCGCTCCAGCAGCCCGGAGGCGAGGAGCTGCGCGGGCGGGGCGTCGGCGACGATGCGGCCGCCGTCCATCAGCACGATCCGGTCCACGTCGCGGTGCAGCACGTCCTCGAGCCGGTGCTCGACGAGGAGGATCGTGCGGGAGTGATCGCGGTGGAGGTCGTCGATCAGCTCGATCGCGGCGCGGCCGCTGGCCGGGTCGAGGTTCGCGAGCGGCTCGTCCAGCAGCAGCACCTCGACGTCGTCGACCAGCACCCCGGCGACCGCGACCCGCTGCTTCTGCCCGCCCGAGAGGTCATGCGGGGAGTCGGCGAGCCGGTCGCCGATCCCCGCCAGGGCGGCGGCGCGCTCGATCCGCGCCGGCATCTCGGCGCTCGGCACCTGCTGGTTCTCGAGGCTGAAGGCGATGTCCTCGGCGACCGTGAGCCCCACGAACTGGCTGTTGCTGTCCTGCAGCACGGTCCCCGCCACGCGCGCCGTCTCCACGAGCGGGACCTCGGCCGGATCCTTCCCGCCCACGCGCAGGGTGCCGGAGGCGGTGCCCCGGTGGTGATGCGGGATCAGTCCGTTGATCGCGCTGAGCAGCGTGGACTTGCCCGAGCCGGAGGCACCGACGATCAGCACCTTCTCCCCGCGGCGGACCACCAGGTCGATGTCGTGCAGGGTCGGCGCGGACTGCGCCCGGTACTGGAAGGAGTATCCGGACAGCTCGATCAGCGGAGGGGGCGGTGCGGTGGTCACTGCTCGTGGCTCAGCGACCCGGTCCTGGTGCGGGTGCGGGCGTAGACGGACAGCACCAGCAGCCCGAGCACGGCGGCGGTGACCGTGTTCGTGACGAAGGCGAGCGCGCCCTGCACCCACACCTTGTTCGCCGGCTCGGAGTAGAACAGCACGTCCCCCGCGGGGGCGATCAGCAGCCAGGCCACCGCGTTGGCGAGAACCACCGCGAGCGTGAAGCGCGCCGCGAAGGCCCGGCCGAACTCGCCCTCCGCGATGGCGTTGCGCAGCAGGAGCAGGCCGACGACGAGCCCGAAGACGCCCGAGGCCAGCTCCCAGCTGATCCAGATCCCGTAGCCGGTGGCGTCGATGAGCACGTGGCCGATGAGCCCGGCCAGAGCGGCCACCAGCGGGCCGTAGAGCACCGCGAACACGGCGAGGATCGCGTACTGGATGTTGATCGAGGTGTTGGGGATCGGGGTGGGGATCGCGACGAAGCGGCCGAGCACGAAGAACAGTGCGGCGCCGATGCCGATCGCGACCACCTGGGTCACGGGGGAGTGGGTGCGGGTCATGGCGGATCCTTCTTCCGGGGAGGGGCGGCGGTTCAGCGGGCGGCTTCGAGGGTGACGCGCCAGGAGGATCCGCTGCCCAGCGAGAACGCGTGGGCGTAATGGCCGCGGTTGATGGCGATGGCCATGCGGTCCAGCGAGTTCACGTACAGCAGCGACTCTCCCACCTCCACGGCGGCGAAGCTGTGCGCGTAGGTGAGCTGGGCGGCGTGGACCACGGAGCCGTGGTGGTGGATCCGCACGGTGACCCGGTCGCCGTGGGCGATGCCCAGCTCGCGGAAGAGGGTGCGGGGGATCGAGGTCCACAGCGAGCCGTAGCGCACGTCGTGCGTGTCGATGATGCCCCTGACCTGATCGCCCTCGCGCTCGGGCGGGTTCGCAGGCAGCCTCACCAGTGCGGCCCGGTCGACGCTCGGACCGACGGCCTCGAAGCTGGTCGCGCCGGAGGCGAGGCGCGCGCCGGTGAAGGCGTAGATGTCCCGGCCGTGGAAGGTGTAGGACTCCTCGGAGCCGGGGCGACGGTTGCGGGTCTCGTCGATCTCGCGGATCTCGTCGATGCCGAAGATCGCCTCGAGATGGGTGAGCGTGCCGTTGTCGGGCGTGACCACGTAGTGCCCGGTGCTGGTGCGGGCCACGATCGACAGCCGCTCGGTGCCCACCCCGGGATCGACCACGGAGACGAAGACGGTCCCCTCCGGCCAATAGGTCAGCACCTGGGCGAGGCGGTAGGAGCCCTCCCAGATGTCGTAGGGCGGGATGTTGTGGGTGACGTCGTGGATCCGGAGCGCGGGATCGACGCCGACGGCCACGCCGTACATGGCGCTGACCGCGCCGTCGTCGAGACCGAAATCGGACTGCAGCACCAGGGAGCTCATGGGGGAGTATGAGGCGTCACGCCGGGAAGATCCGCATCGTGCCCGCGGTGTGGGAGACGTCAGGACATGCGAGGGCAACGCTCGGCAAGAGCAGGCCCGGATCGCCGCCGCTCACCAGAATGCCTCTCAAACGCTTGAGCACCGTGGGGGCCGACCACCTCGGCCCCGGTGCGTTACGAGGAGGTAACCGTGACGCGATCGCCGTCATCAGACCCCGACAGGAGACGGCGACCCCGCCGTCGGGACCTGCTGCGGGGGATCCCCGCGCTCGGTCTCGGCGCTGCGGCGCTCGCCGGCTGCACGCAGGCCGGAGCCACCACCGACGTCGAGAACATCCTGTCGGTGTCCCTGAACCAGGCCGAGAACCATCCCAGCTTCCTGGCGCTGACGTACTTCGGCGAGCAGCTCGCCGAGGCGACCGAGGGCCGCTGGGGCGCGCGCATCTACGCGAACGAGGCGCTCGGCGCCCAGCAGGAGGTCGTGCAGCTGGTCTCCGACGGCTCCGTCGACATGGCCGTGATCTCGAGCCCGCAGGTCGAGAACCTCTC comes from Brachybacterium faecium DSM 4810 and encodes:
- a CDS encoding ABC-type cobalt transport system, permease component CbiQ (PFAM: Cobalt transport protein), which translates into the protein MTAPLLGYIDRPGPLHSLSGVSKLVLALSVVVGAMIGFDLRYLVAVSAGSLLLWGISRVRLRDLAVVLWLIVIFMVLNNIGIFLFAPGYGSELFGTEHVLLDGPWHWDVTAEQLVYQLAVTAKYFAVLPAVLLFVATTRPPEFASSLARLGVPYRFAYAVSLALRYIPDVQREFRTISQAQQARGMDTSRNVALGTRIRHLTSILMPLLLGTFDRIESVSAAMELRGFGRGTGRTWLVRTPLRGRDALVITVSAALVAVPIVLLVVNGGRFWNPFA
- a CDS encoding ATPase component of various ABC-type transport systems with duplicated ATPase domain (PFAM: ABC transporter); translation: MTTAPPPPLIELSGYSFQYRAQSAPTLHDIDLVVRRGEKVLIVGASGSGKSTLLSAINGLIPHHHRGTASGTLRVGGKDPAEVPLVETARVAGTVLQDSNSQFVGLTVAEDIAFSLENQQVPSAEMPARIERAAALAGIGDRLADSPHDLSGGQKQRVAVAGVLVDDVEVLLLDEPLANLDPASGRAAIELIDDLHRDHSRTILLVEHRLEDVLHRDVDRIVLMDGGRIVADAPPAQLLASGLLERHGIRPPLHVAALRYAGAPVRAEQRPARSADMDLDEDQIAAVRRWVRDGGDAAAAAADGAGGADGVGERAPALELEQLRCEIPVGPERSTLALAEVSARIARGEMLGVLGSNGAGKSTLARVICGFERATGGRLRIGGVDAHGWSLTERGERVGFVLQEPGQMISQPQVTEEIALGLRARGLGREESEGRTAAVLEICGLRPFRSWPVSALSHGQRKRVTIASVLALEPEVLILDEPTAGQDFAHYTEFMDFLRQVNTAGTTVVLITHDMHLALEYTERVLVLSGGRLLADEHPAVVLTDPGLAARADLVTTGLHELARRCGITEGHTLVRRFVAADRAAREVAP
- a CDS encoding predicted membrane protein (PFAM: Protein of unknown function (DUF1393)) codes for the protein MTRTHSPVTQVVAIGIGAALFFVLGRFVAIPTPIPNTSINIQYAILAVFAVLYGPLVAALAGLIGHVLIDATGYGIWISWELASGVFGLVVGLLLLRNAIAEGEFGRAFAARFTLAVVLANAVAWLLIAPAGDVLFYSEPANKVWVQGALAFVTNTVTAAVLGLLVLSVYARTRTRTGSLSHEQ
- a CDS encoding uncharacterized conserved protein (PFAM: Protein of unknown function DUF62), encoding MSSLVLQSDFGLDDGAVSAMYGVAVGVDPALRIHDVTHNIPPYDIWEGSYRLAQVLTYWPEGTVFVSVVDPGVGTERLSIVARTSTGHYVVTPDNGTLTHLEAIFGIDEIREIDETRNRRPGSEESYTFHGRDIYAFTGARLASGATSFEAVGPSVDRAALVRLPANPPEREGDQVRGIIDTHDVRYGSLWTSIPRTLFRELGIAHGDRVTVRIHHHGSVVHAAQLTYAHSFAAVEVGESLLYVNSLDRMAIAINRGHYAHAFSLGSGSSWRVTLEAAR